Proteins found in one Alteromonas macleodii genomic segment:
- a CDS encoding TonB-dependent siderophore receptor codes for MLDLKTPFIFSLVALSVSAAAQSDESSLQGAHDELEHIEVKRHFQPYRGNVPLIDTPQAIDRITADTLANEGITRFIDALDFAPTIVRQNNSGGMFDSFAIRGFSGDENNPSGYLINGFNVRGYSGNRSTVNVQTIEVMKGPGSALYGQGEPGGTINVITKKPQFEEQGYIQGTLGNFDKKQVEFDYTNGINSDMAYRVNGSYEDSDTYRDNVFFKNLNLNPSFIWNISDHTSLSYQMEILDQEKPLDRGVFILNNDFDAVDAEDFYGDVRDGAHEVKAFGHQLVLNHELNHNWHLLSGFAYRDSSFEGQSSDTELSEGRQLLYTDPSILSRQRRTRDYQAQDLSLRFELSGVVDVAGFVNNVLFGLDYYNYHIDTDYRRWRTAWGAGDTTYSIDPENPDYTIFRPDVTPTTLTAEKQKGLGFYAQDVIELSEATKLLVGFRVDKFEQDILNKLSNEGQEQDQTEVTPRFGFVYEINDSVSLYTSYAEGFRPNPGLDSDRNAFDPEETTSFEVGAKWENIADMFSGSIAIFDAEKTNMLTAEPNTGFSATLGEVESQGVEFQLTTDLTSDIRLDMAYAYIDAKTANEVNNLDWGVPIPKGSRLINIAKHSGYISLNHFTSVFEKEAFFGVTMRYVGDRLGQTTDPTFILPSYTLVNLAGSVNISDALSMRFDVNNLFDRDYFENSYHQLWTMPGSPTNYTVSVKYQF; via the coding sequence ATGCTTGACCTTAAAACACCGTTTATATTTTCTTTAGTTGCATTATCAGTAAGCGCCGCTGCGCAAAGTGATGAAAGCTCCCTTCAAGGTGCACATGATGAACTTGAACACATTGAGGTAAAAAGACACTTTCAGCCATACCGTGGTAATGTACCGCTAATCGACACCCCACAAGCAATCGACCGAATTACTGCTGATACCTTAGCGAATGAAGGGATCACGCGCTTCATCGATGCGCTAGATTTTGCGCCCACCATTGTTAGACAAAACAACTCTGGCGGCATGTTCGATAGCTTTGCGATCCGAGGTTTTTCTGGCGATGAAAATAACCCATCGGGTTATTTAATAAACGGCTTCAACGTGCGTGGCTATAGCGGTAATAGAAGCACGGTTAACGTTCAAACCATAGAAGTAATGAAGGGGCCGGGTTCAGCCTTATATGGTCAAGGTGAACCTGGCGGTACCATTAACGTTATTACCAAAAAACCTCAGTTCGAAGAGCAAGGCTACATCCAGGGTACCCTAGGTAATTTTGATAAAAAACAAGTAGAGTTCGATTACACGAACGGCATTAATTCAGACATGGCGTATCGCGTTAACGGTTCATACGAAGACTCTGATACTTATCGCGATAACGTGTTTTTCAAGAATTTGAACCTTAACCCTTCATTCATTTGGAACATTTCTGATCACACCAGCTTAAGCTACCAGATGGAAATATTGGATCAGGAAAAGCCGCTTGATCGCGGTGTGTTCATATTAAATAACGACTTTGACGCCGTAGATGCCGAAGACTTTTATGGTGATGTTAGAGACGGAGCCCATGAAGTTAAAGCCTTCGGACATCAGCTAGTGTTAAATCACGAGTTGAATCACAACTGGCATTTACTCAGTGGCTTCGCCTACAGAGACTCTTCTTTTGAAGGGCAGTCATCAGATACTGAACTGTCAGAAGGCCGTCAGCTTTTGTATACCGACCCATCTATACTTTCAAGGCAACGCAGAACCCGTGACTATCAAGCGCAAGACTTATCACTACGCTTTGAATTAAGTGGCGTGGTAGATGTGGCAGGCTTCGTAAATAACGTCTTGTTTGGTTTGGACTATTACAACTACCACATCGATACAGACTATCGTCGTTGGCGCACTGCGTGGGGTGCGGGTGATACCACTTATAGCATCGACCCTGAAAATCCAGACTACACTATTTTCAGACCTGACGTTACGCCTACTACACTCACGGCTGAAAAGCAAAAAGGGTTAGGTTTCTACGCACAAGATGTTATAGAACTTAGCGAAGCAACCAAGCTTTTAGTTGGCTTTCGCGTGGACAAATTCGAGCAAGACATTCTTAATAAGTTAAGCAATGAAGGGCAAGAACAAGACCAAACGGAAGTGACGCCACGCTTTGGTTTCGTGTATGAAATCAATGATTCTGTAAGCCTTTACACTAGTTATGCAGAAGGTTTCAGACCCAACCCCGGACTTGACTCTGACCGCAACGCGTTTGACCCTGAAGAAACCACTTCTTTTGAGGTAGGTGCTAAATGGGAAAACATTGCTGATATGTTTTCAGGTAGCATCGCTATTTTTGATGCTGAAAAAACCAACATGCTAACCGCAGAACCGAACACTGGCTTTTCTGCCACGCTTGGAGAAGTTGAAAGCCAAGGGGTTGAATTTCAGTTAACGACTGACCTTACTTCAGACATTCGCCTTGATATGGCATACGCATACATAGATGCTAAAACCGCTAACGAAGTCAATAACTTGGATTGGGGCGTGCCTATACCTAAAGGGTCGCGATTAATCAATATCGCCAAGCATTCGGGGTATATCTCGCTTAACCATTTCACCAGCGTATTTGAAAAAGAAGCGTTCTTTGGTGTGACCATGCGTTACGTTGGCGATCGCTTAGGACAAACCACCGATCCAACATTCATTTTGCCGTCTTATACCCTTGTGAACTTAGCAGGGTCAGTGAATATCAGCGATGCACTTTCTATGAGATTTGACGTGAATAATCTGTTCGACAGAGATTACTTTGAGAACTCATACCATCAGCTTTGGACTATGCCAGGCTCACCAACTAACTATACGGTAAGCGTTAAGTACCAGTTCTAG
- a CDS encoding ester cyclase, giving the protein MKGSRPEQGILTKDNDLSKTQETIDTIDAMVDGLNDHDIDNMGRFFSENFRWMGNAGCGFKQGLKEFQDNWQRPFQAAFSDKVCIDEARVTQGEWCAAFGRQEAVHTGTFMGIEPTGKRVEIRYMDFWKVVDGKIVDNWVNVDFPYIMQQLGVDPFNGHGWENRDSGKMPVQNGE; this is encoded by the coding sequence ATGAAAGGTTCACGTCCAGAACAAGGCATTCTTACAAAAGACAACGACTTGTCAAAAACGCAGGAAACCATTGATACCATAGACGCTATGGTCGATGGATTAAATGATCATGATATCGACAATATGGGCCGTTTCTTCAGCGAGAACTTTCGCTGGATGGGCAATGCAGGTTGCGGTTTCAAACAAGGGTTAAAAGAGTTTCAAGACAACTGGCAGCGACCGTTTCAGGCTGCGTTTTCTGATAAAGTTTGTATAGATGAAGCTCGCGTCACACAAGGTGAGTGGTGCGCTGCGTTTGGTCGCCAAGAAGCGGTTCACACTGGAACCTTTATGGGAATAGAGCCTACCGGTAAAAGAGTTGAAATTCGCTATATGGATTTTTGGAAAGTGGTAGACGGTAAAATTGTAGATAACTGGGTTAACGTTGACTTCCCCTACATTATGCAGCAGCTAGGTGTAGATCCGTTCAACGGGCACGGGTGGGAAAACCGTGACTCAGGGAAAATGCCAGTGCAAAACGGCGAATAG